In the genome of Pseudochaenichthys georgianus unplaced genomic scaffold, fPseGeo1.2 scaffold_666_arrow_ctg1, whole genome shotgun sequence, the window CAGCTGCTACGGGCCTGATGTGTGAAAGTGAAACTATCTGATCAAaacggcccagcccagcccagtggggtgtgggcCCCTCCACGCACAGTGGAGGGGCCCAGTCTGTCCAGTCTGTCCAGATGATGTTGGACAGACTCCCTAGGTTATTATGGTATGCTGACTCATCGAGTCTCTCACAGGGTTGACAACGTTCTTTGAGCAAATGTTCAGCTGGTGGAGCAGTTTTGATTTCAAAGCAGTAGATAAGAcaagactttatttatcccgaaggaaattgttgcgACAAACGcttgatgtgtgtgttatggATTAGGCTTTAAAGAGACAATTTTCTAAATGtatgatgtttttttttactaagAAAACTAATTTGTGTATTTGATTGGAGAAACAGGATAGAATCAGCATGAATACTATGTATTATTACAagttgtgtgtgtaagtgttgaGCTTGTGTGTGTCATTAAGGATGTGTGGGTGCTACGAGGCACTTGATGGGGGCAACACAGCTGACGCTCTGGTGGATTTTACCGGCGGGGTGTCTGAGCCGATGGACTTGACGGAGAACGGGTTTAAAGAAGATGAAGAGaagtgcagcgagctgtttgagaGAGTCCTGAAGGTCCATGACAGAGGAGGTCTCATCAGCTGCTCCATCAAGGTGAGGAGCGCACAAACACACGCTGGCTGAAAGAGGGAATACATTGATTTAGGAATGATTAACTGACTGTTGTTCCAGGCAACTACTGCAGCGGACATGGAGGCCAAGCTGTCCTGCGGCCTGGTGAAGGGCCACGCCTACGCTGTGACAGATGTGCGCAGGGTGAGGCTGGGCCACGGCCTTATGGCCTACTTCAGGTCAGACAAACTCACCATGATCCGCATGAGAAACCCCTGGGGAGAGAAAGAGTGGAATGGACCCTGGAGCGACAGGTAAAACACGTCTTTTCTacacatttgtaaatcatttaggatTCAAAAGCTACGGTTTGAACCTTGGACGACTAACTGTCTGACCCTCTAATTCTGcccagtgaaaatactccacaCATATCGGTTTAATTTCCATATCATGTTATAAGAgtataaataaagcttttgttctgtgtgtgtgcagctctgAAGAGTGGAAGAAGGTGAGTAATAGTGAGAGGGAGAAGATTGGCGTCACTGTGCAGGACGATGGAGAGTTCTGGTGAGTTTACACTGCCCCCTGCTGGCACACACAGGCATTacaatctgttcatctgttatagAAAAATACTTAGGTCATTTCACATGTTCTTTTCTAAATATATTTGATCATAAATTCCTCGCtgataacacagtaaattaatgttactaaaaataaataatacataccCCCCCCTTCTCTCTGCCCCCTCCTTCAGGATGACATTTGATGACTTTATAGCTAACTTCACAGACCTGATACTGTGTCGGCTCATCAACACGTCCTACCTGAGTCTGCACAAGACCTGGGAGGAGGCTGTGATCCGGGGCTCCTGGCGCTGCCATGACGACCCGCTCATCAACCGAGCGGGGGGCTGCACCAACAACAAGCACTCCTTCCTCCAGAACCCACAGGTGTTATTCCCTGTTATCAGTTCATCTGTTCCCAGATGTGTGCATTGTGTTAGTGAAACTCTGAAGTAGATGAGCTCTATGTGTGTCTGTTCTCTGTGGTGCAGTATGTGTTTGACGTGAAGAAGCCGGAGGACGAGGTGCTGATCTGTCTGCAGCAGAAAGACCGCAGAGCCACGCTGAGAGAGGGCCGCGGAGAAAACATGGCCATCGGCTTCGAATTACacagggtgggtgtgtgtgtatctcaAAATCCTCCAGGACTAAACTTTTAGTTTAATTGCTTGGCTGTTGTATTGAATGACATAAACTAAACATTTGACATACAAATACCTATATGAAAGAAAACATCTTTGGGAAAATGTACTTAAGGAGTCATTTTTTTGGTTTGACCTATATGTGATATATTTTACCCTTTTTGGCAGGCTAGCTGCTGCAGAGTTTAAAATGCACCATTAGATTAAAATGTTGGTTGGATTTAAGGTCTGATGAGGCACACAGCCAATCATAGTTGAGCAAGGTGGGGTCAATCCCAGCAGCACCTCGGGGTTGAGCAATGAAGCTCACAGTGTGTGGCAAAGATTGACATTCATCCAAGGACCTTTCAAATAACTTGACAGCAGAAATACAAATGCTAACATGCTGCAGCCTTGCTCGGTCTCTATAGCTAAATTATATTTATGACAACTGTGGGGTTATTATTTACCCACCTGTTTGAATGATATCAGTTTCCATGACTGGTGGGTGCGTCACTGTGAAGCTTGTGTCGTCCATTATGAATACAATCTATTCTATGTGcagctccatcactgaggccgatgcgatgcgcatctcgatacgttgccaactatacgatacattaacgatacttTGAAGCACCggacgatacgattcacccctgttgtgATACAGTtagatacgatttgattcaacattatgcgattcggggcgatacgatgcgattcaacacaatgcaaaataatgatacaattcaatatggtacgacagaggattttgtttcattccttatatgcagcaaatcataaatGAACAAATAGTGCTTCACATATTTGGTTCTCTCTACTAGTTTCTTTTAGTCGTTTCTTTTTTACCTTAAAAAACCCACTTGGATCTTTCACAAACAGGTCTTTCATAACGGCTTACTGTATCAAAGactgtgtgttcaggtggagCTGAACAGGACCTACCGTATGCATGTGACCCAGCAGAAGGTTGGAGGCAGTGCCTTCATTAACTCCAGGTCTGTGTTCATACGCATCGACCTGAAAGAGGGCCGCTACGTCACCATACCCACCACCTTCGACCCTGGGCTGGAGGGAGACTTCCTGCTGCGCACCTTCACCGACGTGCCGTCCGACTGCAGGTAGGAACCTCTGGCTTCAGGTTGAAGACAGCTTTTGTCCTTTtcgggtgcattcacacctaatagtccgctctctggtgcgcaccaggcgacagtttgttacattgtttcatttttcagaaggttcggtttgcgttcacacgggcaaaactcaaacggactataaactttaaatacaagtcatgtgctcggaaatgctgttcaaccattggtcagacattaagggggtacaaaccatagactgtatatataaatggacgtagtgtccgtgacgtcacccatagcattctgcagagttgccgtgaagcccttagtaggcggagtcggccactaacggctcgactgtgacgtcagtctaatcccgcctgctccaaataagggcaaagaggcggagccgaggcgggacctgctgcctccgaactggaagtaaacagagctagctcaggctaagaagctaagctaacatgaaatacatgcataccaagttactgctaacagtgtcgttcccctatataacgttacattcataatcaaatgagacaatctgcaagagaattagctatatgttgttattcttaatgcttgtcattcacacgttgagaaaagacggactccaccgcccggacctaacggagccgcagggggctagctccgggacgccggctggagctagccccctgcgcctccgttagctccggcggccaccactgggataattgggtcccctattaacatttgctccattagcattatgggtgtcataccatagactataaaagtcttacccaaggctgaatcataaactaaaatgtatatgtatgcataaagggttacgtccttagctggctaataagtagcaagctaagctaccaagcacacaaacacctgcgaacggggttaacatgtataatattatcattttagacttcttggaagttctgttagtacattcaagcgcacagcacgacattttaattgtctggtatttgtaacaatattccctaaaaggcacaatcaccacgaacacggctaaagctaaagggtcaagtacagtactatgactaactaacgttgtagcctctatggttgtagcctagcagagtggacaagttgctgttagctgacagtgaggcatgtgcgtgtccatcaacgtgaccacgccctaatttatgcaaacacgttaagacctaatataaataaacgggtcgtgttagaaaacaattcactcacagattcataatcatgaaggtggaatctaactatatcgataataatatttattgcatccaggggtagaaacatgtttttttctgctgtaaagttgggcattttaacatgggggtctatggaaattgctcctttctgcagccagtccctagtggCCCATgtgtgaactgcagtgtgtggcacttccgtattggcttcccggctgttccccagagtttgccgcttggtacaaacgcaaatcccggcaatttctagcggagcctccaccatggagcatcggcactttcggcaggttattctcatgctgctgttagtctggagatcaacagacatgattatataatcagacaacgtctgttaaaaaacattattacatgactttgttgaatactcgattctgattggtcaattcaaaacacgtgacacgtttttaatccagaacagacagaccgctgtcaaggatttattgactgttgttaaggacgctcacatctgcacaaagaagtccgttcgattgaactgtatacagtttggctgaaactaactgacaagacaagagcgacaagaaaacagcggagaagtaacgggcagaaaccctcctttttacgcagcggtccagacagagGTCAggcggcgacacatattcagtgtgcagttactttggcattagggcagggatatctagatactttccaaggtttgaaataatgaattgtgctacttttaaagcaagcaacgattttttcaaatctaataaaaaagctcctcaaaaacgctatcgaagcagttcctgccgttgctacgtagttcaaacagtaacaacggacaatttttcttagcggatgcatgtacatttaaatcaatacgactgttttttaaatcaataaaataattttctaaatccacaaaagcatttcaattaatattgggagtcatgtcgttactttgttgagaatgtggccgtgtaataagcggcataatgtgcagcagcgcggtcattatggggaaaagaacaccttcatgccgatctagatccctccgctccgcgtcgggctcctgatcagcctgtcggtgttcttttcctgcttatccacgagagacgttctgcagaggaggggcgtttcaccgacgacaggtgttcttacttttatgtagctgacggagaatgtttactttacacgacactgttcaacacttaattctgctttactctttaactaaacagccgcggatgtcttgaaagactctttcgctaaagatttttgaagatatccgcgttcttgtgacacgtaaatactgcgcttcctatgttttggtgcggactgcgttcacaccagcaatgaaccgctccagagttcgcaagcaagtgctccgagaccacctattttagcggaccagagtccggttgtttagttcacttcagaggtctcggactgcgttcacaccgacccaaatgaaccgcaccaagcggctaaacgcaccagggttcgattcaaccggactatacaaggcaggtgtgaacgcacccttagaTGTGACTGTTTCAGTGTTTGTTGTTCAGCAGGACGGCAAAGTAGTTttaatttttgtatttgtttttttctctctgtgtgtgtgtgtgtgtgtgtgtgtgtgtgtgtgtgtttgtccccCCCACCTGTAGAGAGTTGACTCTACACGAGCCCCCCCAGACCTGCTGGTCCGGGCTGTGTGGGTACCCCTCTCTGGTCACGCAGGTCCACATCCAGCAAGCC includes:
- the LOC117443725 gene encoding calpain-5-like isoform X1, with protein sequence MVVPYEAQSFSALRRQCRENGRLFEDPLFPTSDQSLFYQNNCIGTVTWKRPKELCSDPRLFVDGISAHDLHQGQLGNCWFVAACSSLASREALWQKVIPDWKDQEWEEEKPESYAGIFHFRFWRFGEWVDVVIDDRLPTVSGELVYCHSNDSREFWSALVEKAYAKMCGCYEALDGGNTADALVDFTGGVSEPMDLTENGFKEDEEKCSELFERVLKVHDRGGLISCSIKATTAADMEAKLSCGLVKGHAYAVTDVRRVRLGHGLMAYFRSDKLTMIRMRNPWGEKEWNGPWSDSSEEWKKVSNSEREKIGVTVQDDGEFWMTFDDFIANFTDLILCRLINTSYLSLHKTWEEAVIRGSWRCHDDPLINRAGGCTNNKHSFLQNPQYVFDVKKPEDEVLICLQQKDRRATLREGRGENMAIGFELHRVELNRTYRMHVTQQKVGGSAFINSRSVFIRIDLKEGRYVTIPTTFDPGLEGDFLLRTFTDVPSDCRELTLHEPPQTCWSGLCGYPSLVTQVHIQQATGIAGQDSDGVTVEIDAFPVCDGRYAELLLSWCQWVHSTIEEPG
- the LOC117443725 gene encoding calpain-5-like isoform X2, which codes for MVVPYEAQSFSALRRQCRENGRLFEDPLFPTSDQSLFYQNNCIGTVTWKRPKELCSDPRLFVDGISAHDLHQGQLGNCWFVAACSSLASREALWQKVIPDWKDQEWEEEKPESYAGIFHFRFWRFGEWVDVVIDDRLPTVSGELVYCHSNDSREFWSALVEKAYAKMCGCYEALDGGNTADALVDFTGGVSEPMDLTENGFKEDEEKCSELFERVLKVHDRGGLISCSIKATTAADMEAKLSCGLVKGHAYAVTDVRRVRLGHGLMAYFRSDKLTMIRMRNPWGEKEWNGPWSDSSEEWKKVSNSEREKIGVTVQDDGEFWMTFDDFIANFTDLILCRLINTSYLSLHKTWEEAVIRGSWRCHDDPLINRAGGCTNNKHSFLQNPQYVFDVKKPEDEVLICLQQKDRRATLREGRGENMAIGFELHRVELNRTYRMHVTQQKVGGSAFINSRSVFIRIDLKEGRYVTIPTTFDPGLEGDFLLRTFTDVPSDCRELTLHEPPQTCWSGLCGYPSLVTQVHIQQATGIAGQDSDGVEIDAFPVCDGRYAELLLSWCQWVHSTIEEPG